The DNA segment TATTTTGGGTTAGAAGTTGGGACGAGAATGACGGTGATTCGTCTAAACGATGACAAATTAATGGTCATCTCGCCAATTCGCATTGATGAGGCACTGATTCATCAATTGAATCAATTAGGAGACGTTGGTTACATCGTTGTTCCCAATTTGTATCATCACTTGTTCGTCGCCCAGTTCAAGGAGATTTATCCTGATGCAGAACTTTGGGCAACACCGGGTTTAGAACAGAAGCGCCCCGATTTAGTGATTGACCAGATTCTTAGCGATCGCACCAGCCAGCTTTTTGATGGCGTTGAAGCTGCGATGGTTACAGGGTTCAACACACTGCATGTCAAAGGATACTCTCCTCTGAATGAATGGGTTTTCTTCCATGTCAAAAGTCGCTCTTTGATTGTGACCGACCTGGCATTTCATTTTGATAGAAACAGTTCGCTCACCGCACAGTTAGTTGCCAAACTGCTCGGTGGCTACCAGCAACTTCGTCCATCATTACTGGAAAAAATCGCAACTCAGGAGAAAGACGGGGTAAAGAAATCCATTCAACAAATTCTTACTTGGGATTTTGAGCGGGTAATTATGGCACACGGCAGCATTCTGGAGCAGGATG comes from the Coleofasciculus sp. FACHB-1120 genome and includes:
- a CDS encoding DUF4336 domain-containing protein, whose amino-acid sequence is MLRAIDTDIWVAEQPLKYFGLEVGTRMTVIRLNDDKLMVISPIRIDEALIHQLNQLGDVGYIVVPNLYHHLFVAQFKEIYPDAELWATPGLEQKRPDLVIDQILSDRTSQLFDGVEAAMVTGFNTLHVKGYSPLNEWVFFHVKSRSLIVTDLAFHFDRNSSLTAQLVAKLLGGYQQLRPSLLEKIATQEKDGVKKSIQQILTWDFERVIMAHGSILEQDGRRQFQIGYEWFLGTSL